Within Streptomyces sp. NBC_00704, the genomic segment GCGCGGGGCGCGAGCCCGTGGCGGCCGTACGGGTGGCGCGGTTCCCGCGCCCGGTCCTCCCGCCGCCCCGCGGGGCTCGCCGCCGCCGGTCCCCGCGGTCCTCCGGTGGAGGGTTCGTCCGAACGGGTGTTTCCTGGTTCTGGGGAGAAGCCCGGTTCGGGAGTGGCGGGAGGCCGTGCCCGCGCACGGCGTGACGCCTGGGACCTCGTCGGGCGGCCGGGAGTGGACAGTCCCCGGCCGGCCGGTGAGTGGAGGGATGAGGGAAAACGCATGGGCCCCGGCGTGAACCGCCGGGGCCCGTGTGGTGCGTGTGGTGCGTGTGGTGCGTGTGGTGCGTGTGGTGCATGTGGTGCGTGTGAGGGTCAGCGGATGCGGTGGCCCGCAGCGTCCTCGTGCGTGTAGTAGCGGAAGAACAGGACGAGGAAGGTGGCCGCGGCCACGGCCAGGCCCATGGCCGTGGAGCGCAGGACGCTCTCGGCGGACTGGCTGTAGAGGAGGCCCATGGCGCAGCCGGCGAACGCCGCCCACAGCAGGGCGTGCAGTTCGCGGCGCATGCGTGGGGCGAGCGCGTGGACGCCGGTCCACAGCGCCGCGAACACGAGCGCGCTCACGAAGCCGAGCAGGAGGTTCCAGCCCGTGATGGGGCCGCCGGAACGGTTGTTCGCCGCGACCCAGTAGCCGTAGACGAGCCCGGTGACGACGGCCGTCGCCCAGCTCGCGATCCGGTGGGTGCGTGCGCTGAACACGTCGGGCGTCCGGGGTCGAGCGGAAGGGGTCCGCAGTCCCTGCGCCGGTGCCGCATGTGCCATGAGAGCGCTCCTCTCTCTCCTCGCCCCCGCATTCCAGGTCACACCCCGGCCGCGGCCGTGGCAAGTCGGATGACACGCCTTTCCGGGTGCGGGGCGGAGGCGGGTCGGGGATGCGGGTCGGGTGCGGGTCGTATCGGGGGCGGGCGGGGGTACGCCCGGATGCGGCCGGGGCCGGCCCGTGTTTCGCTGACCTCATGGAGCCCCGCGGTCACGGCGTGCTCGACCGCCGTCCGCGGAACGGGCGCAGGGACGTCCTGCAACGCCACCAACTTCTGCGCGTCCGGGGCCGCAGCGTCACCTGGCTGGTGCCGCTCGGCGTGCTGGCGGCCATCACCTACGCCGACTTCAACACCACCGGCGAGTTCCGCATCGTCTCGTGGTGCGTGTTCGTCTCCGCGATCGCCGCCGCGCTGTGCGGGGTGTGGACGACGGCCCTGTTCGCGGTGCTCGCCCTGATCACGTACGTCCTCAGCGACGCCGCCTGGCCGTCGGAGTACCGGGAGGGGCCGGCGGACTTCGTCCTCGTCCTCGTCGGCGGCGTGCTGTCCGTGCTGGCCGCGTCGGTCCGGGTGCGCGGGGAGCGGCGGATGCTGCACATCATGCGCATCGCCGAGACCACCCGCCGTACGGTCCTGCGCCCGCTGCCGCCGCGCTGGGGCGGTCTCGACCACGCGGCCGTCTACCTCGCGGCCGACGCCGACGCCCGCATGGGCGGCGACTTCTACGACATCCAGCCCGGACCGCACGGCACCCGCGTCCTCCTGGGCGACGTGCAGGGCAAGGGGCTGGGCGCGGTGGAGGCGGCGGCCGCGCTGCTGGGCACCTTCCGGGAGGCCGCCTACCACGAGCGGGACCTGGCGACCGTGGCCGCGCGGCTGGAGACGCGGATGCGCCGGCACCGTGCGCACACCGTGGCCCTCGGACGGGCGGACGGCGACCGTTTCGCCACGGCCGTCCTGATCGGCTTCCCCCCGACGGCGACGGCGACGGCCCCGCTCCCGACCCCGGAGGCGGCGGCCCCGACAGCCGTCCCGGACGCGCCCCCGAAGGCGGTCCCGGACGCGCCCCCGACTGCGGCGGCCTCGCCCCCGGCCCCCTTCCCGGATCCGGCCCCGGACGTGTCCCC encodes:
- a CDS encoding PP2C family protein-serine/threonine phosphatase yields the protein MEPRGHGVLDRRPRNGRRDVLQRHQLLRVRGRSVTWLVPLGVLAAITYADFNTTGEFRIVSWCVFVSAIAAALCGVWTTALFAVLALITYVLSDAAWPSEYREGPADFVLVLVGGVLSVLAASVRVRGERRMLHIMRIAETTRRTVLRPLPPRWGGLDHAAVYLAADADARMGGDFYDIQPGPHGTRVLLGDVQGKGLGAVEAAAALLGTFREAAYHERDLATVAARLETRMRRHRAHTVALGRADGDRFATAVLIGFPPTATATAPLPTPEAAAPTAVPDAPPKAVPDAPPTAAASPPAPFPDPAPDVSPSAVPSAVPDGSPVGGAGAVETVEVVGFGHEPPLAVGGERGVRALPHGDGLPLGLGELAGQDGPPPVLRAPFAAGETLLLVTDGVTEARNGAGEFYPLAEEVAAAVAREPRTADPARLVALVRDGTLRHCGGRLADDTTVFAVRRTAGGDEGPVGGRLLS